From Humisphaera borealis, the proteins below share one genomic window:
- a CDS encoding TadE/TadG family type IV pilus assembly protein, translating to MRRFRARGTVMIYGVITMSVLMALGSLAVDWGRVQLAKTEMQRAVDSAARAASVYLPSDTDGARSAAISIAAANLVDGQPLTLLTGDIVFGKWNNQTGVFDTSSSTPDAVRITAHRTAARGSAIPMALAVVLGIRSQDLIVTQTTQYVSSGVTGIIGLNSIHADKDLFVASYNSGTTTNPSHSSRLSNGYLGSNGSIDGNHGHEGEVYGTVVLGPSGSLTDVNVHGSTLYNSSPIAAPTSPIWSPQANPGGISQNYTVSSNTTLAGGTYYFTSLTINDSKRLSFSGTATIYVNGNVSMDDDAALTAYNSIPGNLKIYQIGNRTFGSSGAKNLEITADIEAPSSDFRADKNLEFMGRLIAKTIDVDKDADFYYDEALGTTVGGSSGVVTTVK from the coding sequence GTGCGCCGATTCCGCGCCCGTGGGACGGTGATGATCTATGGCGTGATCACGATGTCGGTACTGATGGCACTGGGATCGCTCGCGGTCGACTGGGGTCGGGTACAACTGGCCAAAACCGAGATGCAGCGGGCGGTCGATTCGGCGGCGCGGGCGGCGTCGGTCTATCTTCCGAGCGACACCGACGGTGCACGCTCTGCCGCCATCAGCATCGCCGCCGCAAATCTGGTGGACGGCCAGCCACTGACCTTGCTGACCGGCGACATCGTCTTCGGCAAGTGGAACAACCAGACGGGTGTGTTTGACACGTCGTCTTCGACGCCCGATGCGGTTCGTATCACCGCCCACCGCACCGCGGCGCGCGGTAGTGCGATCCCCATGGCCCTGGCCGTGGTGCTGGGAATTCGGTCGCAGGACCTCATCGTCACGCAGACGACCCAGTATGTTTCGTCCGGCGTCACCGGCATCATCGGCCTGAACAGTATCCATGCCGACAAGGACCTGTTTGTCGCGTCGTACAACTCGGGAACAACGACAAATCCGAGTCACAGCAGCAGGCTGTCAAACGGATACCTTGGGAGCAACGGGTCCATCGACGGGAACCACGGCCATGAAGGCGAGGTCTATGGAACCGTCGTCCTGGGCCCGTCAGGATCCCTCACCGACGTGAACGTCCACGGGAGCACTCTTTACAACTCGTCGCCGATCGCCGCCCCGACGTCACCGATCTGGTCGCCGCAGGCCAACCCCGGGGGGATCTCCCAGAACTATACGGTCAGCAGTAACACCACGCTTGCGGGTGGTACGTACTATTTCACTTCGCTGACCATCAACGACAGCAAGCGGTTGTCGTTCTCCGGCACGGCCACGATCTATGTGAATGGAAACGTATCGATGGACGACGACGCCGCTTTGACGGCGTACAACTCCATTCCCGGCAATCTGAAGATCTATCAGATCGGGAACCGTACCTTCGGAAGCAGCGGAGCCAAGAATCTTGAGATCACCGCCGACATCGAGGCACCCAGTTCCGACTTTCGCGCCGACAAGAACCTGGAATTCATGGGGCGTCTGATCGCCAAGACGATCGATGTCGATAAGGATGCAGATTTCTATTACGACGAGGCCTTGGGAACCACCGTGGGCGGCTCATCGGGTGTCGTAACGACCGTGAAGTGA
- a CDS encoding DUF6655 family protein: protein MPRPSELIHLPILLLACRPIRFSLLFLGLGLLTGGCATVRVTDPPRTATEQFLISGSITDAVAALSMDGLRDQLVFLETAYLTGDPPPSAGTRNQIIDRTRPNQDLSFLLGELRARMLKEGVRLTETREQATVIVEARTGGVGVDRYEFLLGLPSVAVSGSIGVDAIGSVPILTPELAILKSTRQLAYSSVAFIAYRNKGGELISQSGPFVGKRLRADYWILGTGPNTVGDIPPAEK from the coding sequence ATGCCACGACCGAGCGAACTCATCCATCTCCCCATCCTGCTGCTGGCGTGCCGGCCAATTCGTTTCTCCCTGCTGTTCCTGGGCCTTGGACTCCTGACCGGCGGCTGTGCGACCGTCAGGGTGACCGACCCGCCTCGAACCGCGACCGAGCAGTTCCTGATTTCCGGCTCCATCACCGATGCCGTCGCGGCACTCTCCATGGACGGGCTGCGCGACCAGCTCGTGTTCCTGGAGACGGCGTATCTCACCGGCGATCCGCCGCCATCGGCGGGTACGCGCAACCAGATCATCGATCGCACGCGCCCGAACCAGGATCTCTCTTTTCTGCTCGGCGAACTTCGTGCCCGCATGCTGAAGGAAGGCGTGCGCCTCACCGAAACGCGCGAACAGGCGACAGTCATCGTGGAGGCCCGGACCGGCGGTGTAGGTGTGGACCGATACGAGTTCCTGCTCGGCCTGCCTTCCGTGGCGGTCTCGGGCAGCATCGGCGTAGACGCCATCGGAAGCGTGCCGATCCTCACGCCGGAGCTTGCCATCCTCAAGAGCACGCGACAATTGGCGTACTCGAGCGTGGCCTTCATCGCCTACCGCAATAAGGGCGGGGAACTGATCTCTCAGTCCGGACCTTTCGTCGGCAAACGGCTGCGGGCCGACTACTGGATCCTGGGCACCGGCCCCAACACGGTGGGCGACATACCACCGGCCGAGAAATGA
- a CDS encoding DUF2784 domain-containing protein — MTPQTYKLLTDALVVFHFAFVAFVVLGGLAALRWNRIGWLHIPCVLWVIWIETSGNLCPLTPLENDLRDKAGLATYEGGFVDHYIMPVLYPEHLTRNTQFAIAIGLVAINAISYGLILMMVWRRRHRLQPKDAALASTSPTPTGTTPDNPLTAEALPEGR; from the coding sequence GTGACACCACAGACCTACAAACTGCTCACCGATGCCCTGGTCGTGTTTCATTTCGCGTTCGTTGCGTTCGTCGTGCTGGGCGGACTTGCGGCTTTGCGATGGAACCGGATCGGGTGGCTTCACATCCCCTGCGTCCTCTGGGTGATCTGGATCGAAACGTCCGGCAATCTCTGCCCACTGACACCTCTGGAGAACGATCTCCGCGACAAGGCCGGGCTGGCGACGTACGAGGGAGGGTTCGTCGATCACTACATCATGCCGGTGCTGTACCCCGAGCACCTCACCCGTAACACGCAGTTCGCGATCGCGATCGGCCTGGTCGCGATCAACGCGATCAGCTACGGGCTGATCCTCATGATGGTTTGGCGTCGGCGGCATAGGCTCCAGCCGAAGGATGCCGCCCTGGCCTCGACATCGCCGACACCAACCGGCACCACGCCCGATAACCCCTTGACCGCCGAAGCCCTTCCGGAAGGCCGGTAA
- a CDS encoding GspH/FimT family pseudopilin, whose translation MRRRGFSFIELVIVLAITLLVAGIAVPRMSNASTRYQADYAAKKIVADLDAARGNARLRGVTQTLTFNVIKNQYTVTKSDDGGTAVNEFTVDLAQPPYGATITSANFGGASVATFTGYGECVAGGTVTIRIGSITRTITLDDASGKARWQ comes from the coding sequence ATGCGACGACGCGGTTTCAGCTTCATCGAACTGGTCATCGTGCTGGCGATCACGCTGCTGGTCGCCGGGATCGCGGTCCCGCGCATGAGCAACGCGTCGACGCGTTACCAGGCCGATTACGCCGCCAAGAAAATCGTTGCCGACCTCGACGCCGCGCGGGGCAATGCGAGGTTGCGCGGCGTCACACAGACTCTCACTTTCAATGTGATCAAAAACCAATACACGGTGACCAAGAGCGATGACGGCGGGACCGCCGTCAATGAGTTCACCGTCGATCTCGCCCAGCCGCCTTACGGGGCGACGATCACCTCGGCAAACTTCGGCGGAGCGAGCGTCGCGACTTTCACCGGATATGGCGAATGCGTCGCCGGGGGGACCGTCACCATCCGCATCGGCTCGATTACCCGCACCATCACGCTCGACGACGCCAGCGGCAAGGCGAGGTGGCAGTGA
- a CDS encoding PulJ/GspJ family protein translates to MTARMLTRCRRRGLTLIEMVISLSMLTVILAGSISLVLIAARAMSNESSNVGADAVAARSAADQIIDDLKTATAITEQTRTAIKMTVPDRDGDGLADTIRYAWSGTTGAPLTRQFNARTAATLATNVNAFSFTYLSKTAGKPPPVEGPSQTLLLHLASSNTMDTDLSSAKGVAGYFKPTLAAKAVKWKISKIDLQTERDLLSTGTVTVALKYADANKKPTGATLQSATVAIVDLLGSSNWTSVTFNTPADLDISQSVCFTVTASVLLGNGGRIRYDNANTDASTVMMITSDSGATWTTPVATQALQARVTGTVTTQELETLEFQALPAAP, encoded by the coding sequence GTGACCGCACGTATGCTGACACGGTGCCGAAGGCGCGGCCTGACGCTGATCGAGATGGTCATCAGCCTGTCGATGCTGACGGTCATCCTGGCCGGGAGCATTTCGCTGGTGCTCATCGCGGCCCGCGCGATGTCGAATGAATCATCGAATGTCGGTGCCGACGCGGTCGCGGCGCGATCCGCCGCCGACCAGATCATTGACGACCTGAAAACGGCCACCGCGATCACCGAACAGACCCGCACGGCGATCAAGATGACCGTGCCGGACCGCGACGGCGACGGCCTGGCCGATACGATTCGGTACGCATGGAGCGGAACGACTGGTGCCCCCCTGACGCGGCAATTCAACGCGCGCACTGCGGCAACACTTGCGACGAACGTCAACGCCTTCAGCTTCACCTACCTCAGCAAAACCGCCGGTAAGCCGCCTCCGGTCGAAGGGCCTTCCCAGACGCTGCTCTTGCACCTGGCATCGAGCAATACGATGGACACCGATCTTAGTTCCGCCAAGGGCGTTGCAGGCTACTTCAAGCCGACGCTCGCGGCCAAAGCCGTCAAATGGAAGATCAGCAAGATCGACCTTCAGACTGAGCGGGACCTGTTGTCGACAGGAACGGTGACGGTCGCGCTCAAATACGCGGACGCGAACAAGAAGCCAACTGGCGCTACGCTGCAGTCTGCGACGGTCGCGATTGTCGATCTGCTGGGATCGTCGAACTGGACGAGCGTCACCTTCAACACCCCAGCCGACCTGGATATCTCCCAGTCGGTTTGTTTCACGGTGACCGCTTCGGTTCTGCTCGGCAATGGCGGGCGCATCCGCTACGACAACGCCAACACTGACGCGAGCACGGTGATGATGATCACCAGCGACAGTGGCGCAACCTGGACGACACCGGTCGCGACGCAGGCCCTGCAGGCGCGGGTGACCGGCACGGTGACCACGCAGGAACTGGAAACCTTGGAGTTTCAGGCGCTGCCCGCCGCCCCGTGA
- a CDS encoding type II secretion system protein has translation MSPQPAPFSVTRRRGLTLVEVMFSIVVMSTMLLAALGSVGAVAKARVTQKESVQGLALARQLLSEIVQTRYKDLVDSTFGIEAGESRATFDDVDDYNGLSEASALYADGTAVAGGTRWSRTVAVSWVSPTDPSTTSATDQGLKRIKVSVTSPGGRVTTLEALRSAENGYEHTPGSQATYTCHVGVSIQIGTNTVVRNVQGVALNNLVP, from the coding sequence ATGAGCCCGCAGCCCGCTCCATTCTCCGTCACACGCCGCCGAGGCCTGACCCTGGTCGAGGTCATGTTCTCGATTGTCGTCATGTCGACGATGCTGCTCGCGGCGCTGGGGTCTGTCGGGGCGGTCGCCAAGGCGCGAGTGACTCAGAAGGAGTCGGTCCAGGGTCTTGCGCTGGCGCGTCAGCTTCTGTCTGAGATTGTTCAGACGCGCTACAAGGATCTCGTTGATTCGACGTTCGGCATCGAGGCGGGGGAAAGCCGTGCCACGTTCGACGATGTCGATGACTACAACGGCCTTTCGGAGGCGTCGGCGCTGTATGCCGACGGGACTGCTGTCGCCGGTGGAACGAGGTGGTCACGAACTGTCGCAGTGTCGTGGGTCAGTCCCACCGACCCGAGCACGACCAGCGCCACCGACCAGGGTCTCAAGAGGATCAAGGTATCGGTCACAAGCCCCGGCGGACGTGTAACAACCCTTGAAGCACTCCGCTCTGCCGAGAACGGCTATGAACACACGCCGGGCTCCCAGGCGACTTACACCTGCCACGTCGGCGTGTCGATTCAAATTGGAACGAACACCGTCGTGCGAAACGTGCAGGGCGTTGCGTTGAACAACCTCGTACCGTGA